The Prevotella sp. E9-3 genome has a window encoding:
- a CDS encoding N-acetylmuramoyl-L-alanine amidase, with the protein MDKNSVVTILGTPHRLREAVKQSPDGRLHECIYGREIVKEIAVKLQAMGYHVMIDFEPLDLPRNMQSQSPKVERQRELALRVNFVNEVCRQEGAKNVVYVSIHVDASGDDGKWHDPNGWSVRVSTNASIQSKRLANCLFDAAKAHGLRMRQPMAQQKFWPQNLYVLNNTQCPAVLTENLFQDNLDDVDFLLSDEGRHVIERLHIEGIIKYIESL; encoded by the coding sequence ATGGACAAGAATAGCGTGGTCACCATCTTAGGCACACCACACCGTCTGCGTGAGGCCGTCAAACAGTCGCCCGACGGCAGGCTGCACGAGTGCATCTATGGCCGAGAGATCGTAAAGGAGATAGCGGTAAAGCTGCAGGCGATGGGCTACCACGTCATGATTGACTTCGAACCACTAGACCTGCCACGCAACATGCAGTCGCAGAGTCCGAAGGTGGAGCGGCAGCGCGAGCTGGCGCTGCGCGTGAACTTCGTCAATGAGGTGTGCAGACAGGAGGGAGCGAAGAACGTTGTCTATGTCAGCATTCATGTCGATGCTTCGGGCGATGACGGGAAATGGCACGACCCCAACGGGTGGAGCGTGCGCGTCTCGACGAATGCTTCCATACAGAGCAAGCGGCTTGCCAACTGCCTCTTTGACGCTGCCAAGGCGCACGGCCTCAGGATGCGACAGCCCATGGCACAGCAGAAGTTCTGGCCACAGAACCTCTACGTGCTGAACAACACGCAGTGCCCGGCTGTCCTGACAGAGAATCTCTTCCAGGACAATCTGGACGACGTGGACTTCCTGCTGAGCGATGAAGGCCGTCACGTCATAGAGCGGCTGCATATTGAAGGTATCATCAAATACATTGAGAGCTTATGA
- a CDS encoding type II toxin-antitoxin system HicA family toxin, giving the protein MKTSELLNILRDNDCFLEKHGGRHDKWRNRKTGEFEWVPRHAAEVHKGLAQKILKKLVGE; this is encoded by the coding sequence ATGAAAACATCCGAGTTATTAAACATCCTGAGAGACAACGACTGTTTCTTGGAAAAACACGGAGGTCGGCACGACAAATGGAGGAACCGCAAGACAGGCGAATTCGAATGGGTGCCGAGGCACGCTGCAGAAGTTCATAAGGGACTTGCGCAGAAAATCTTGAAAAAGTTGGTCGGGGAATAA